ccatgaatatctgagcacgtacatgccagaggggagagacaatttccttggtgctgagagcctgcagtgagtttatatAATTACGGGACACCAtatttagaggggcactgagaaaacaccgccaccattccttaagcaatggatggtcatgagcattttccaccaggtcattctgtctatggaaaatagcgttgatttgagttgctgaagaaaatggcCTTGGGAGATTTGACATACTAAGCCggagccttttctggaggtcattttttccttctctggatcataaactcaatgatTGCATCCCATATGGTTTGATTATGACATTaagagcacattgatgagtgcacatggtgtgcacaggatgcttggatcctcactgggtttccctttctccaactgcaggaggcagcaactggaaatggaccatgtacatattctcccataagtcccttttgggggacagatctagctgaagaacaaggtaggactttgtctcctcatttggtctggagggcttcctccattctgagttcctgccCAAAATGGAGGTTGGGGCGgactgaacaaatggagtgtcctgtcgaaaaccaggaccctgtgctacaTTCCCTGCAAACAAGTAGGTCATTCAGGTGGTGTGCTTAGCGCATCTGAGGGTTggggcttgtttttgtgtgggtcaATGCAATGGGACTGGGCATGTGGGTGTGATGAGTGCCTGTATTTCATTagaagacatctcccacttaatggagttcaggACATGGGTCAAGATTTCAAAGCCAAACCTTCTTCATCCCtactgcacacacccacctaggacaccacattcctcgctgaccacagatacacctggagggttgcttaggaatccctttcctcaaacagggatggggagaaaggaaggggcctaCATCTGTActagctggggacatttctcagacagggtcaaaacacaaaagaatcagaacctactgtagtctaccaaaacatcatcaccagccttacaaaaatgctcacatattgaatgcacagagggaaggctcactggcaaatggcaactgcCAGGAAAGCCTCATCATTAGCTTGACACCCgatcaaatttcctgacaatctgctacaTGGCCAGGTTAGCGAGCACCCTTCTCTTGCCTGGCCTCTGCTATCTCATGAAATTGCTGATTCCTGAttgaggatggggtggggagggctcctGGGAAACTGGGTCATGCTAactcaaaggacacacccacataccacaggaaaggaagactgggaagaataagcactttgaggatggggactcttttggaatgcacagatgtcaggacataAAAATCTTGTGTCTTTGGCTTTCCTGACCATGCACatctcaggaacaaatagaaacctctagggtacttgcgcttccattgaatgcaaccctgccacacagtgttcttctgaagaaatacaatctcctataagaggtgagagatagggaggagcCTCACAGGTTGATCCTGGTAAAGAAACGGTTTTGACAATGACCACGCAacagtcgctggttggaggaacttgcctgtcagtacaacagatcatgcacattagtgtttaccctctttcgATTAAGGAGATCACCTGATTCAATTCCCTGTAGCTGAAGTTCAGAGTCAATATTTCTCTCTTCATCCCGGCTCCTTGAACTGACCATTCTTGATGCAGCAGcagcttgctcagtccatacccatgtaACCCAACGTCTCCATACACTCCCATATATGCTGGCCCCAAGCTAAACTCCAGGAGCTCTTCCTGCCGAGCCCCACCAGTGGACTgaacattctgtgtatctctcccTAGCTTCTTTGGATGGACAGGCGTGTGAACAttccacaggaatgacagaggaagctACCCCATTTTTTATCAGAGTGGTACATCGGCCTTTCTTTGtgggagacacaaaattcttctggctttttaaatcaaggtcacatacaaaaatctcagcatgcacaattCACAGGATAGGGAGAACTCTGAATAAGaatctgttaacaaatgttacctaatcccaaagacatttCAGCAGGTAGAGACAATTACAGTAGGATCATCTACCATCTGTAGGGCAGTGAGCTTTGGTACGGGTAGCAGCTATTCCCCCTTGCCACTtattttgtccagtgggaccCAGAACGTGGAACCTATAGGAAGGctgggcccatttgtgcatgactcattttgctctcttcatACTTTGGGGCTCACAGGCCTCTAGAACACTTCCCTATCTTCCCCAGGAATGAGGGGTCCTCTGTGCATTTCAAAGTGGTGAAtgagaacctcaaacctcaaatctcccatcccccagggaacaaaagagtcatgcaaacaggacaaagcatgatttgatgatcatattgttttctttccggaaatcacaggtgtccaagctggaaggggagggtggtaagtattctgtactctagagtcattcacttgtttgcaacaacctggaaaaggggaaatgtggggcttcctcacaggctccatgatgaaaccaccctgattccaggtcctgCATGATTCAGAATAAGTGGCATTataacagaagagtattttctggggaaCGAATcgtggcctcatggccctgtcTCCCAGAAACTACACTGCTGCCTTTAGGTGGTGCAGGTTTGGGTGCAGAGAGGTGTGCTTttgagatggacttatttcacagctactccatgCCCTGTAGCTCCAATAGGAGGCAGAAttactattcacatccctgctcctctccaggacctttcttcctccatccaggaagggccaactgcagcttagtccatactgattaactccCCACATCCACACACTTTTCCATACATGCACACCAAGCAAAGCTCCCTGAGCCCCATGGATGTCCAgacactctctgtgtgtatctacTTAGATCCCCTGGCTAGCCTGTGCAATGGCCTTGATGTGCACAGCACAGAAGGAAaggctccattttttaaaaatttattttcagcataacagtattcattatttttgcaccacacccagtgatctatgcaatccgtgccctctataatactcaatAACTGATACCCCGatctcccacctcccgccccttcaaaatcctcagattgtttttcagagtccatagtctctcatcgttcacctccccttccaatttccctcaactcacttctcctctctatctccccatgtcctcaatgctatttgttatgctccacaaataagtgaaaccatatgataattgactctctctccttgacttatttcactcagcataatctcttccagtcccatccatgttgctacaaaagttgggtattcgtcctttctgatggaggcataatacttcatagtgtatatggattacatcttccttatccattagtcagttgaagggcatcttggttctttccacagtttggcgaccgtggccattgctgctataaacattggggtacatatggcccttctttcactacatctgtatctttggggttaccCAGGagtcaattgctgggtcacagggaagttatatttttttaatttcttgagcaatctccGCACTGATCTCCAAatagtctgcaccaacttgcattcccaccaacagcagaagagggttcccattctccgcatcccctccaacacatgttcttacctgtcttgctaattttggccattctagctgttgtaaggtgatatctcaatgtggttttaatttgaatctccctgatggctagtgatgatgaacattttttcatatgtctgatagtcatttgtatgtcttcattggagaagtgtctgttcatatcgtctgcccattttttggtatgattgtctgttttttgtgtgttgagtttgaggagttctttatagatcctggatatcagccttttgtctgtactgtcatttgcaaatatcttctcctattccatgggttgcgATAAGCCCCATTTTTCACCAAGGTGGTaaattagcctttcttcatgtgaggtacagcaacctttgattctcttatactcgaaatcagatccaaacacctaAACACATACAATGTCCTTGGTGGGGAGATTATAGAGGGAGAGTCTGTTACCCATGGATACCCgattccaaagaccctgcaggaaacagcatgttctgttacggtccacagggtagtgagctttttcatgggtactacttacactgccttggcacctgttttgtccaatggacccaggacatGCAACCTCTAAGTACATTCCATATCactgcccatggccctgcccatcacgaagagaaaaaaagagctgggcacacaggacaaggcatgatttgatgtccataatattttcttttctgaaatcacaggtaGTCCtactggaaagggagagtggtaagtatgctgtattctagagttactcattggtttggagcaacctggacaaagggcaaggtggggcttcattgcaggctccatcttgagagccacACAGAATCCAGATCCAGCAACAAGGAATCTAAAGGTCATGTTCCTGACCATGACGcgaggcctcatgaccctgccccaGAAGCTACCATGCTGGTCTTAAGTGCTATAGGATTGAGTGGTGGGTAGGAGGTGTGTTTACAAGGGAACCCATGTCCTTTGATTCtcagggttagtgtttgtgtCAGTTGGGTGAATGGTATGTTCTCATATGTGTCTGTTCCCTTCAACATGGCGATTAATGGTGtctactttctcagggaagtttcccatcaccatcatgtCATGAACGTCCAAGCACATGAAAACACTTCAACTACCACAatttaaataggtgttctttttctttcaatattttatctatttatttgttagacataaatcacaaattggcagagaggaaggcagagagagaggaagggaagcaggctccctgctgagcagagagcccgatgtgaggctcagtcccaggacattgggaccatgacctgagctgaaagcggaggctcaaccctactgagccacccaggcgccccttaaataggcgttttttccttgcaaatacacatcaattcccctagaaaacagatcccatcACTAACTAGGAAAAGTTAAGAAGGGGAAACTGTGCCCAAAGACACAAGTGTATCTTTTCCAATCCCTTTTACTGcgtcagtgtccatgggtctctgatgtcatggtacgtcacgggcatgaatggtcacagtacctctctcttgccacgtcactcacacacacgtctctgcatcagaggcctcatgatgcatcttcccaacctcactggaagcactgagtgctggtACAGACTGCTTCCTTCTGCAGACGGCTTCTGGGGCAGCCTcatgcaacagcccattcagggaagaccctgacaaaGGATCAGTGGCCAGGAATAGATGGGGGCAATTCACTCCGTGTTTCCCCAtggagatctaccatttccttgcagatactgtgtctaagaattaaactggccttttcccatgggaaatcacacacccaccactggtcctaGGTAGGGCTTTCTGAGGTAGGCCCAAAAGGTgtcctatcaaaggagaaatgaggtcttcttcagggactgagcatcactgtggggacttgggcaccctccatgcaggaatggggggtgctctgtgcattgcaaagttgtgaaagagaacctcaaacctcaacaggtgtgacaggacaatcaccacacatttcactagccatctgtccatgcaagaggggcttgttttattcagaaggtCTGGACCAATAGAAAAGTCACGGGAGTTCCATGCCTGGGAATGGAAAGAGCCAAGTCAGCGTTTCATGGTTTTTTGGGAGCAAACTTTCTCTTAGTGAGAAACACGTGtttgaaaagaatctgattttctgacatctcttttcctcactcgcatGTGCAGGATCCATGGGAGTACCTTTTGCGgctctctgaggacactctaCAGGCTCTTCCCGGGTTGatgcaccattctgcattccactagttacatacaaagtctcaaattttctgcatccttccaacatgggttttgggcttgaattcctggtttgggtcctcactatcctaacagacaatgccacagctcaACATCCTTTGGATTGGCATTGCCCTAACGGTGCCTTatatttagcatcttttcataagtgtCTCAAATATGTGGGGtaccttttcattctgtttgctgttttagaagaggatgctttttctaggTGGTCCTCTTGACAAGCATAGGGATGCCAACAAGAGTGCATTTCtttgggcatttctatttcactcccacGTGTTCCTGCCTATTTGTggccagcaccatcctgttagctcaggggAGTGATCCAAAGTATTGGAAGTTCAGCTTCTAGGGACCCACCACCTACTTCTTCACCTACGTTTTGACTCCTTgtgttctttgtggttccatatccattctagcagtttctctgttttgagagcaCCAAAACATGTATGTGTACTGGACTGTATCATAGCCAGAAAAGGGATAAATGACATGCTGATATCCCTTCTGAATTATGAAGATGGTGTATTAGATCCAAGCTCCATTGTCCCTTTAATAGATGGGGGGACAGAAGGTTTTAAAGGAAATGCCCAGCTGATTTTGCCTGGAATGACTGCTTGTATTGAATGCACACTAGAACTGTATCCTCCACAGGTTAATTTTCCCATGTGCACCATTGCGTCTATGCCCAGGCTACCAGAAGACTGTATTGAGTATGTAAGGATACTTCAATGGCCTAAGGAGCAGCCATTTGGAGAAGGAGTTCCATTAGATGGAGATGATCCTGATCATATTCAGTGGATTTTCCAAAAGTCCCTCGAGAGTGCATCACAATATAATATTAGGGGTGTGACCTATAGACTCACTCAAGGAGTAGTAAAACGAATAATTCCTGCAGTAGCTTCTACAAATGTGGTCATAGCAGCTGTGTGTGCCACTGAGGTTTTTAAAATAGCCACAAGTGCATATATTCCTCTTAATAATTACTTGGTATTCAATGATGTAGATGGACTATACAAATACACATTTGAAGCACGGAGAAAGGAAAACTGCCCAGCTTATAGTCAGCTTCCTCAAAGTATTCAGTTTTCTCCATCTGCTAAACTACAGGAGGTTTTGGATTATTTTAACCAATAGTGCTTCTCTGCAGATGAAATCTCCAGCCATCACAGCtacattagagggaaaaaatagaacacCTTACCTACAGTCAGTAACCTCTATTGAAGAACGAACAAGGCCAAATCTCtccaaaatgttgaaagaattgGGACTCGTTGATGGGCAAGAACTGGCAGATGCTGATGTCACCACACCACAGACTGTACTATTCAAACTTCATTTTActtcttaaggaaaataaacttgTGCCTAATAGAAAACTCATGGAAATATATTATGTGGATGCTAAgacatttaatgtcattttaaGCATTAGTGTTGCTGGAATTTGACTTTTACATAATGAACCactctttttaaaacttataacTTCCCCTTGAAGACAGAATTTTGGGGTTGGTACTTGTAAGCATTTTCATTAGTAATATGGGAAATGAtgcttggagagagagaatgaacaaatgtattgcttctttcaaaagaagagacaaggggggcgcctgggtggctcagtgggttaagccgctgccttcggctcaggtcatgatctcagggtcctgggatcaagtcccgcatcgggctctctgctcagcggggagcctgcttccttctctctctgcctgcctctccgtctacttgtgatttctctctgtcaaataaataaataaaatctttaaaaaaaaaaaaaaaaaagaagagacaagcaCTCTCTTGTGTCTGACTTTTGTTACTGTGGTCTAAGAATGCATTCTTCAGTTTTCATTTGAGCACTCACATAAAGAAAAGATATCCCTCTaacgaaaaaaagaaaattgagtttTAAATGACCTTGACTATTACACCCTGACATCTAGAACATGTTGAACATAGCCCATTTCTTGCTTGATTTAATACTCATTTAATTGTGGTTGTCcaaatgaatattaattattGCAAAGGTTACCTTGTCTATAATAATTTGTAAATAGTATTATAGCTGAATACCTGTGCATGGATATGGGAACTATTTTCATGTTTACTTGTAGTGGCATAGAGGCCAGTATGCACAATATTAAAGCCAAGACGTGgatgtttaaaagaatttaatgCTCAGGCAGTTACCACTGATGTTTTCacactatttattaataaaatcatatattgtctaaaaaaaaaaaaagaatagtccaggttgggcagcagagaagagggagaggaagcaggattcACACTGAGAAAGGTatccaatgcagggcctgatcctccaggatccagggatcctgacctcagccaaattcagatgcttaaccaactgtgccaccccggGACTTGccaattaatttaatattttatagtcgTGCTGACTTTGAAGAATTGtgtgtatcaggacaggaattaaactgtatttttcagattcaggcagtgacgtcttccttcccctctatgagaatttggtagccagctgcttttctccaccaccaagaattgCTCCTTATTTCTTGTCCTGAGAATGTAAGACTATTGCCGATATGGAAACATTCCCCGATTTAGAAGATTTAGAACAGGAGGGGATATGTATtctcccttccataaacacaaagcacatccaggaatgcctgtatgtttcttttatttaagggacaaactcttgatttaggctcatgtcctgatatcagggttgtcagattgagCCCGTGacatgtgtcatgctctgcacCACAGATGGAGTCTGTGTAAAGGTCTCTATATCCCTtcatacctccccttccaatcttggctaccagaagttccacgatgtctatgccagactaaaggaggagtGTGTAGGACAAGAGGTGATCCAGACATCAATCACCATTGGCAACTAGTGACAGGAGACTAAAtaaacttcctgctgctcccagaactaaacagaagacttgcagaaatcctattacaactgcatttcacatgacctgttagcaatgcttacttctcctagaatcttcatattagaaatatgttctcattcatctaccctgaatctTCAgagatatggaattcctacaagAGATGTGCAAGCACTCcacctcctcatgtcttctctactttatgtgagtgaccttcttactgacgctcttgattttggctgagatgatgattccagggttgtgagatcaagccctgcagagtgtgtggcgcctgcccagtgtctccctttctctctctctcgaaccttcccctcttaaaaaaaaaaagacaaacaaacaaacaaaaaaacagcacgtccactcagagatccatttgtaaagatgcccgatattttttactctagtttactggccctaaaaagaatgtgttgacagaaaacactattttggagagaatgtctatttataaaataaccctgcaataattcaggattctgctaacagaagcaaactgtagtcagatgttttttttgtttgtttgtttgtttgtttgtttttttgttttttttgttttttttgaggaggggcttgcagaaccttctccatatgtgccactaaggaattttccccaagcaacaaattCTAGTTATTCTGGCTAAAGGTACATTTccaatttaaaggaaaagaagaaggtatctttccctctggaagaaagacagaagccagcaaaagaggcacccaagtcacaccatgaacctcaacccaggcagaaagttcagaaccaggacaacttactgctgtgatgcacatCCACCATGGAGATGACAGGGGTCATACTACTGTAcatgttgcacttgaatctgcactgaagagacagaggccagatgcattggatgctgccaaggaggccaagtcacctgagcctcgaagcaccacctgtaaaaacacagAGAGCATTTAGCTGAGGTTTTAGGACCCATACtcgggaagacacaatgtcatacaaaactgaaagcatgctcctcccttccagcagcgAGCACACGCTCaaggaggccaaaaccacaggatcctgaaatttgtgaaagacttagcattgctgctggcagaccttcaaataatacatacatGGTAAGTTGGCTatcaggagttccatgatatctatgccagtccaccagcaggaggatgtgggccaggagatggccTGGAGGTCAATCATCATTTGCAATTAGTgacgagagtctaagtaaagttcctgctgatCTGAGAACCTGAACAGAAGATCTGCAGAAATCCTATTTcgactgcattttgcatgatcatACTAGGGTTGCTTACTTCTCAAATCCTTTTTAACCTTTGACAtgcgttctcattaatctaccccgtatcttcaatgacacagaactcccataggagatatgcacatactctaccttctcaatgtGTTTTCTACTCTACATTAGTGATtctgttagtctttctttctcttttcacaactctttttggctgaaatgagcctctggtctttcttttctacaacatgcctctcatggaccctggaactcagaaaaaaaataaataaaaataaaaaaaaaaaaaaacagctaatcaccacccaatatgaatgtaaactataccttggagattgaagtTGTTTTACTCCTAACCAGCGAAtatgctactgacccaaagggccagccctccagcaactagcttctagaggattctgggacaatttggggtatagttttgataggattttcccaataaggaaacactgccagcctccaaacctgattgcaaagtaaatagattcagagcttcaTGGGACCCactgtgaggcaaagaaatgcctggtggtggtggcaacAGGTGCCAGTCAACACAgctgatggatttcagttcaacggatttgggatggtttcttagatgcaagaaggcagccgcaagcacacttggtttattagcatctgttctaactaagcctggaaggcatagtgatggaccatttcatccagattttgaaaccctgctgcactggaacttttcatgaggaatctctagagttaAATTTCAGTAGTGTCCAAGCCACAGCCAAGCACGATACTCCCaccagacttgactgcaatacctgtcgattttggttgattcctcttctcgaggtcccccaaatatcctgaagTTCCTATAACTTCCAACAAATAACTTTCCCTACTCAActggcaaggctcctgggcactgtgtcctCGAAGCGTGAAGCTTCTattgccaaggggctccacaaagccacccgtaattcctgaaaattgtctggtcattatctgacactatacacgttactctcaaattggacatttcactcagtcccttggtaaaataaccaatgtttcgggcagtgtcctgttacaagaaaaaggcacttgtgctgaacctacgccaataatcctaagtaccttggaagaaagaattctccctgataGCTTCTGAATAATGgaggattcagggagggagataagttaaatgctcccatttgctcacacagaaatatttcatcacatttctgtagatcatggatactttcagatctagaaatacagatacatggatacagaTATAGGTACATGGATaatttccctcaatctggaagaagaaacattaaagaaccagcagtgtttcaaacaagagtcacaaaggtagactcatctCCCTCAactcacccaggccccccttattaattcttgtttggcttgaatgcagcttttccatgagttctgcaaatctgtacccatttgagtttgaggattttcacgatcagacactaagacccccatgagacacatcaccatgtaaagtcacaggcatttagtggtataGTAgtaatgaaaggcctgtggacacacgattaatgagatatattttcaccaaacattgaagtcaagacatcagcatggaggcagagaggccacaagacctgcatcctGCTCCCTAGGGCATGtcgtgtccatgagtttccatatctccaagccaaacacactcatgtcttctgagctaagggttctgcttttagaattttctcccaaggggagaaccagaggggttgtaaattATTtgaaacagtgttcatggaggcttcctggatgatggtgaaaccCTGAAGCCCACCTTCT
The genomic region above belongs to Neovison vison isolate M4711 chromosome 7, ASM_NN_V1, whole genome shotgun sequence and contains:
- the LOC122913945 gene encoding LOW QUALITY PROTEIN: NEDD8-activating enzyme E1 catalytic subunit-like (The sequence of the model RefSeq protein was modified relative to this genomic sequence to represent the inferred CDS: deleted 1 base in 1 codon) is translated as MLISLLNYEDGVLDPSSIVPLIDGGTEGFKGNAQLILPGMTACIECTLELYPPQVNFPMCTIASMPRLPEDCIEYVRILQWPKEQPFGEGVPLDGDDPDHIQWIFQKSLESASQYNIRGVTYRLTQGVVKRIIPAVASTNVVIAAVCATEVFKIATSAYIPLNNYLVFNDVDGLYKYTFEARRKENCPAYSQLPQSIQFSPSAKLQEVLDYLTNSASLQMKSPAITATLEGKNRTPYLQSVTSIEERTRPNLSKMLKELGLVDGQELADADVTTPQTVLFKLHFTS